The sequence CGGGACGTTGTTTCAGAAGATCGTCCAGTCGTGCGCGGGCTTGCTGGTGGCGACCACTCCTGCTCTCTAACACTGCCAGGGATCGTTTTGCCTCCACTTGGTCAGGATACAGCGCAACCGCTCGTTCAAAACTTTCCTTTGCAAGATTGGTTTCTCCGGTGAGTTGATAGGCTTGACCAAGTAAGTACTGTACTGTTGCCAATTCCGGTTGATCGTGCAGGACCGTCCGAAATGCCTGAACGGCATCCTTTCCATTCCGCCTGGCCAGCGCCATACGGCCTACGAGGATCAGTCCCTCAGAAGATCGAGGGTTCTCACTCAACACCTCTTGTACTTGTCGCTCCGCGTCGCTTTCCCGTCCGGCGAGAAGATCCATCTCTGCAAGCTTCACTTTAGCTTCCAACTCAACCGGTTTGTGCTTGAACTCCTGTACCAATGCGACGTACCGCTCTCTGGCCTTGTCGTCCTGCCCACTCTTCCGGTACAGCGCGGCAAGTCCGAATTGGATGTGGCTTGAGTACGGCAATGTCGTGGCGGCATGAAGAAGCACCCGTTCCGCTGCAGATACATCCTTCCGACTCACAAAAAAGTCTGCCAACACGAGATGACGCTCTTCGCTGTCAGGCTCCGATACAATCGCCTCGCGCAAGACCGATTCGGCCTTATCGTACGCATTGCGACCCATATGAAATCTGGCCAACCGTATTCGATGGTCCATGGATTGAGGTTCAGCCTCGATCATTCGACGAACGACGGCTTCCGCGCCGACCCAATCCTTTGCTCTCGTCAGAATGGTATGCAAATTGTTGAGAAGGTCCAGGTCTCTCGGATGATCGGCTAAGGAGCGTGTCAGTGTGCGTTCCGCTTCACGATACCGTTCTTGCTGGCCGTATAACGTCGCAAGGAGGATGGCGACATCCGGCTCGGTCGGAAACTCGCGTGCCAGTGCTTCCGCCCTTGGAATCACTATCGGAATGGTCTCTTTCGTCACGGCCTCTGCGGCAATCTTCAGGGCGCTCGCCTGAGGGTGGCGGGGCTCCTTCTTCAGCACCGTATCCGCCACCTCGATCACCTGTTCCGTCAACCGGGCCTCGAGGTAGTACTTACCGAGCGTAATCAAGGCAGCCGTGTGATCAGGGACCAACCGGACAGCTTCTTGGTAAAGTTGAACCGCATTGCGCCAATTCTTTTCTTTTTCTTCAACCTGAGCGAACAGATAATAAGCCTCTCCCTCTTTCGGATCGATTTTCAGGACATTCCGGAGTGCAACTCTCGCTTTGGGATAATTCGCCAC is a genomic window of Candidatus Nitrospira kreftii containing:
- a CDS encoding hypothetical protein (conserved protein of unknown function), with the protein product MSIGIGILLLAVIALTACGGPEEKKAKYFARAHEYMDVANYPKARVALRNVLKIDPKEGEAYYLFAQVEEKEKNWRNAVQLYQEAVRLVPDHTAALITLGKYYLEARLTEQVIEVADTVLKKEPRHPQASALKIAAEAVTKETIPIVIPRAEALAREFPTEPDVAILLATLYGQQERYREAERTLTRSLADHPRDLDLLNNLHTILTRAKDWVGAEAVVRRMIEAEPQSMDHRIRLARFHMGRNAYDKAESVLREAIVSEPDSEERHLVLADFFVSRKDVSAAERVLLHAATTLPYSSHIQFGLAALYRKSGQDDKARERYVALVQEFKHKPVELEAKVKLAEMDLLAGRESDAERQVQEVLSENPRSSEGLILVGRMALARRNGKDAVQAFRTVLHDQPELATVQYLLGQAYQLTGETNLAKESFERAVALYPDQVEAKRSLAVLESRSGRHQQARARLDDLLKQRPDDVAALDMLMTLDLATKNRQGAEQTLARLRRLSVENYVGVLAEGRFYEAQRRLSDARHAYERATTLAPNEPEPLLSLLRLEVADGQTARAKTRLNSLLAARSDHPFAHGLLGEVLSLTDEREAAVHEYREAVKLNPKWMTPWLNWTTLLLSEKKPEMAAQVVEDGLKANPESEELYMLLASARSELGQIDSALAAYEAVLRLNSRNVLAANNLAVLLVDRKGDPSSLQKAFALSRDFEKDAPHPLFIDTLGWVRFKMGQQEEAIRLMKYAVAKSPEIAVLNYHLGIAFLQSGKRAEARTFLSKALKSTEAFDGRQEAEQALAQLRG